One region of Baekduia soli genomic DNA includes:
- the menB gene encoding 1,4-dihydroxy-2-naphthoyl-CoA synthase, whose translation MAVTWTPASDSDFTDIRYERTATPAGGIAKITIDRPEVRNAFRPQTLVEVSHALELAREDAEVGVIILTGEGPHAFCSGGDQNVRGDTGYIPEGETVGRFHVTDLQIQMRRLPKPVVAMVAGYAIGGGHVLHLCCDLTIAADNARFGQTGPRVGSWDGGFGASLLRDLVGTKKAKEFWLLCRQYDAAQALDMGLVNTVVPLERLEEETIGWCAEMLALSPFALRLVKSSFHAHEDGYAGIQQLAHDANLLFYASDEAKEGREAYKAKRRPDFTQFPRRA comes from the coding sequence ATGGCCGTGACCTGGACCCCCGCAAGCGACTCCGACTTCACCGACATCCGCTACGAGCGCACCGCCACCCCGGCGGGCGGGATCGCGAAGATCACGATCGACCGCCCCGAGGTCCGAAACGCGTTCCGGCCCCAAACGCTCGTCGAGGTCTCCCACGCCCTGGAGCTGGCCCGCGAGGACGCCGAGGTCGGCGTGATCATCCTCACGGGCGAGGGGCCGCACGCGTTCTGCTCGGGCGGGGACCAGAACGTCCGCGGCGACACGGGCTACATCCCCGAGGGCGAGACCGTCGGGCGCTTCCACGTGACCGACCTGCAGATCCAGATGCGCCGGCTGCCCAAGCCGGTCGTCGCGATGGTCGCCGGGTACGCGATCGGCGGCGGCCACGTCCTGCACCTGTGCTGCGACCTGACGATCGCGGCCGACAACGCGCGCTTCGGGCAGACCGGGCCTCGCGTGGGCTCCTGGGACGGCGGCTTCGGCGCCTCGCTGCTGCGCGACCTCGTCGGGACGAAGAAGGCCAAGGAGTTCTGGCTGCTGTGCCGCCAGTACGACGCCGCGCAGGCCCTGGACATGGGCCTGGTCAACACGGTGGTCCCGCTGGAGCGCCTCGAGGAGGAGACGATCGGCTGGTGTGCCGAGATGCTCGCGCTCTCCCCCTTCGCGCTGCGGCTGGTCAAGTCCAGCTTCCACGCCCACGAGGACGGCTACGCCGGCATCCAGCAGCTGGCCCACGACGCCAACCTGCTCTTCTACGCCTCCGACGAGGCCAAGGAGGGCCGCGAGGCCTACAAGGCCAAGCGCCGCCCGGACTTCACGCAGTTCCCCCGCCGGGCGTAG
- a CDS encoding class I SAM-dependent methyltransferase: MALDDPDQERADSRERWERAAPGWESGADAFHAGALPVAHWMVDRLDPQPGQTVLELAAGRGDVGFLAAELLHPGGRLICTDGAEAMVEVARRRGEELGVRGVEFRPMELEWIDEKLASVDGILCRFGYMHAVDPEAALREARRVLRPGGRLVLAVWAPAEDNLWLSALAEEAVRAGHIVPPSDGAPGAFALAAPGVVDELLADAGFEDVEVEPIELLFRAPGVDAWWETVREMSSSMRPVLDALSPADHYRLRDAVEARWAPFVAGDGTIALPGRALGVAAGA; the protein is encoded by the coding sequence ATGGCCCTCGACGACCCTGACCAGGAGCGTGCCGACAGCCGCGAGCGCTGGGAGCGCGCCGCGCCCGGGTGGGAGTCCGGCGCCGACGCCTTCCATGCCGGCGCGCTGCCCGTGGCCCACTGGATGGTCGACCGCCTGGACCCCCAGCCGGGCCAGACCGTGCTCGAGCTGGCCGCCGGCCGGGGTGACGTCGGGTTCCTGGCCGCCGAGCTGCTTCACCCCGGCGGACGGCTGATCTGCACCGACGGCGCCGAGGCGATGGTCGAGGTGGCCCGCCGCCGCGGCGAGGAGCTCGGCGTGCGCGGCGTGGAGTTCCGCCCCATGGAGCTGGAGTGGATCGATGAGAAGCTCGCGTCGGTCGACGGGATCCTCTGCCGCTTCGGCTACATGCACGCCGTGGACCCCGAGGCCGCGCTGCGCGAGGCGCGGCGGGTCCTGCGGCCCGGCGGCCGGCTCGTGCTGGCCGTGTGGGCGCCCGCCGAGGACAACCTCTGGCTCTCGGCGCTGGCCGAGGAGGCCGTGCGCGCCGGGCACATCGTCCCGCCCTCCGACGGCGCGCCGGGCGCCTTCGCCCTCGCGGCGCCCGGGGTCGTGGACGAGCTGCTGGCCGACGCGGGCTTCGAGGACGTCGAGGTCGAGCCGATCGAGCTGCTGTTCCGCGCGCCCGGCGTGGACGCGTGGTGGGAGACCGTACGCGAGATGTCGAGCTCCATGCGGCCCGTGCTCGACGCCCTGTCGCCCGCCGACCACTACCGCCTGCGCGACGCCGTCGAGGCGCGGTGGGCGCCCTTCGTCGCCGGCGACGGCACGATCGCGCTGCCCGGCCGTGCGCTGGGCGTGGCCGCCGGGGCCTGA
- the menD gene encoding 2-succinyl-5-enolpyruvyl-6-hydroxy-3-cyclohexene-1-carboxylic-acid synthase, with the protein MSETRDTYLLLRAFVDELARCGVAGACTSPGSRSTPLVLTLARDGRIPCWSHVDERAAGFFGLGLAKATGRPAVLACTSGTAAAHYYPAVIEAREARVPLIVLTTDRPPELRDVGAGQTIDQLRLFGPFAKWFVEVGTHPHTPARERWIRRLACRAMWTALGDRPGVVHLNLPLREPLVLDEPLAPGGQAADDAAPSLRRSEGARGGTAAFHAALAGFTRPLVVAGRQERGAVTAAPPGVPVLADPLSGRRRGPGAVAHYDALLRDEAVAADPGLHPDLVLRLGDLPTSKPLRAWLAELDAEQWSLDPEGAWQDPDGVVTRSFALDPADALGPDAPLTPQQDWAEGWRRADAHAAAALDAVLGDELSEPNVARALAVAVPAGARVIVAASMPIRDVETFWPVLDAPPLALANRGANGIDGTLSTAFGVAAAGTGPTYVLLGDVAFAHDLGGLLAGPRLGLDLTAVVVDNEGGGIFDFLPVSTQRDHYAEHVLTPTALDIERAAALYGAAYAAVGDLAGLHAALAEPPRGVRILHVRTRRDANVALHRRCWDAVRVRTSRR; encoded by the coding sequence GTGAGCGAGACCCGCGACACCTACCTGCTGCTGCGCGCCTTCGTGGACGAGCTCGCCCGCTGCGGCGTGGCGGGCGCCTGCACCTCCCCCGGCTCGCGATCCACGCCCCTGGTGCTCACGCTGGCCCGCGACGGCCGGATCCCGTGCTGGTCGCACGTCGACGAGCGCGCGGCGGGCTTCTTCGGGCTCGGCCTGGCCAAGGCGACCGGCCGGCCCGCGGTCCTGGCCTGCACGTCGGGCACCGCCGCCGCGCACTACTACCCCGCCGTCATCGAGGCCCGCGAGGCGCGCGTGCCGCTCATCGTGCTGACGACGGACCGCCCGCCCGAGCTGCGCGACGTCGGCGCCGGCCAGACCATCGACCAGCTGCGGCTCTTCGGGCCGTTCGCGAAGTGGTTCGTCGAGGTGGGCACGCACCCGCACACCCCGGCGCGCGAGCGCTGGATCCGCCGGCTGGCCTGCCGAGCGATGTGGACCGCGCTGGGCGACCGTCCCGGCGTCGTGCACCTCAACCTGCCGCTGCGCGAGCCGCTCGTGCTCGACGAGCCGCTGGCGCCCGGCGGCCAGGCCGCTGACGACGCGGCGCCCTCGCTTCGGCGGTCGGAGGGCGCGCGCGGCGGGACCGCGGCGTTCCACGCGGCGCTGGCGGGCTTCACCCGCCCGCTCGTCGTCGCCGGCCGCCAGGAGCGCGGTGCCGTCACCGCGGCGCCGCCCGGGGTCCCGGTCCTGGCCGACCCGCTGTCGGGCCGCCGCCGCGGCCCGGGCGCCGTCGCGCACTACGACGCCCTCCTGCGCGACGAGGCCGTCGCGGCCGACCCGGGGCTGCACCCCGACCTCGTCCTGCGCCTCGGCGACCTGCCGACGTCCAAGCCGCTGCGGGCCTGGCTCGCCGAACTGGACGCCGAGCAGTGGTCGCTGGACCCCGAGGGCGCCTGGCAGGACCCCGACGGCGTCGTGACGCGCTCCTTCGCCCTGGATCCCGCCGACGCGCTGGGCCCGGACGCGCCCCTGACGCCGCAGCAGGACTGGGCGGAGGGCTGGCGGCGCGCCGACGCGCACGCCGCCGCCGCGCTGGACGCCGTGCTCGGCGACGAGCTCAGCGAGCCCAACGTCGCCCGGGCGCTGGCCGTGGCGGTGCCCGCCGGCGCCCGCGTCATCGTCGCCGCCTCGATGCCCATCCGCGACGTCGAGACGTTCTGGCCCGTCCTGGACGCGCCGCCGCTCGCACTGGCCAACCGCGGCGCCAACGGCATCGACGGCACGCTGTCGACGGCGTTCGGCGTGGCCGCCGCGGGCACGGGCCCCACGTACGTGCTGCTCGGCGACGTGGCCTTCGCCCACGACCTGGGCGGCCTGCTGGCCGGCCCGCGGCTCGGGCTGGACCTGACCGCCGTCGTCGTCGACAACGAGGGCGGCGGCATCTTCGACTTCCTGCCCGTCTCGACGCAGCGCGACCACTACGCCGAGCACGTGCTGACCCCGACGGCGCTGGACATCGAGCGCGCCGCGGCCCTGTACGGCGCCGCCTACGCCGCCGTCGGCGACCTGGCCGGCCTGCACGCCGCCCTGGCCGAGCCGCCCCGCGGCGTACGGATCCTGCACGTGCGCACGCGGCGCGACGCCAACGTCGCCCTGCACCGGCGCTGCTGGGACGCCGTCCGGGTCCGAACCTCCCGCCGCTGA
- a CDS encoding glycoside hydrolase family 3 N-terminal domain-containing protein, translated as MRRALGALGAAGAALALLGGGCGGGGGPAGGPAHRRGGPAATTSPASGAGTTTAPAVRTTLRQAIGQRFVFAFTGAQPPAALRRRIARGEAAGVILFGRNVRDVAQVRRTVGSLQAIRRPDGLDVPLLVMVDQEGGPVRRLAGPPAAAAGDTAGTTQARANGRAAAGLLRAAGINVDLAPVVDVARPGTALLAERRAYGTDPATVAARAGAFAAGLRTGGVQPVLKHFPGLGAAAANTDDGAVRIDLTAAELRRVDAAPYRGIRAPAVMVSTAVYPRVDPRPAAFSERWVTRELRGALGFDGVTITDDLQAPAVTSFGTPAQLAFFAMRAGVDLPLFAKSYTAGARAAAGLERAVRTGALPRAALDAGVRRVLAWRGRLPVAAR; from the coding sequence GTGAGGCGCGCGCTCGGCGCCCTCGGCGCCGCCGGCGCGGCCCTCGCGCTGCTGGGCGGCGGGTGCGGCGGGGGCGGTGGGCCTGCCGGCGGCCCCGCGCACCGCCGGGGCGGGCCGGCGGCCACGACGTCTCCTGCGAGCGGGGCGGGCACCACCACCGCGCCTGCGGTGCGCACGACGCTGCGCCAGGCCATCGGCCAGCGGTTCGTGTTCGCGTTCACCGGCGCGCAGCCGCCCGCTGCGCTGCGGCGGCGCATCGCCCGCGGGGAGGCCGCCGGGGTCATCCTCTTCGGGCGCAACGTCCGCGACGTCGCCCAGGTGCGCCGGACCGTCGGCAGCCTGCAGGCCATCCGCCGCCCGGACGGGCTCGACGTGCCCTTGCTGGTCATGGTCGACCAGGAGGGTGGCCCCGTGCGCCGGCTGGCCGGGCCGCCGGCCGCCGCGGCCGGCGACACCGCGGGGACCACGCAGGCGCGCGCCAACGGGCGCGCCGCCGCCGGGCTGCTGCGGGCCGCGGGGATCAACGTCGACCTGGCCCCCGTGGTCGACGTCGCCCGGCCCGGCACCGCGCTGCTGGCCGAGCGCCGGGCCTACGGGACCGACCCCGCCACGGTGGCCGCGCGCGCGGGGGCCTTCGCGGCCGGGCTGCGGACCGGCGGGGTCCAGCCCGTGCTCAAGCACTTCCCCGGCCTCGGCGCGGCCGCGGCCAACACGGACGACGGCGCGGTCCGCATCGACCTGACGGCGGCCGAGCTGCGCCGCGTCGACGCCGCGCCCTACCGCGGTATCCGCGCGCCGGCGGTCATGGTGTCCACGGCGGTCTACCCGCGGGTCGACCCACGGCCCGCCGCGTTCTCGGAGCGCTGGGTGACCCGCGAGCTGCGCGGCGCGCTGGGCTTCGACGGGGTCACGATCACCGACGACCTGCAGGCGCCCGCCGTCACATCGTTCGGCACGCCGGCCCAGCTCGCGTTCTTCGCGATGCGCGCGGGCGTCGACCTGCCGCTGTTCGCCAAGTCCTACACGGCGGGCGCGCGCGCCGCGGCCGGCCTCGAGCGGGCTGTGCGCACGGGCGCGCTGCCGCGCGCGGCGCTGGACGCCGGCGTGCGCCGAGTGCTGGCCTGGCGCGGGCGGCTACCGGTCGCGGCGCGCTAG
- a CDS encoding isochorismate synthase: protein MALLPITSGAGGFVLSPDAVDRLERRMAEALRRARRHGEALGAITVTVDPATDPTAVVAASRRTGEPWFCLEQPDRDGAALAALGCTVAIEASGADRFTRVAARWRALASRAACDPPDGPRGCGPVAVGGFAFAPDGGAAPHWAGYAAASLHVPEATLVRRGGDVRLTLCALACPDDTTADLVDRLLRRVGELRAATALPMLDPDPAGRYRVASAMPPEHYEQAVARGVERIRAGDLEKVVLAREVQVHAPVDHDPAAVLGVLREAFPSCHLVCAGRGDAAFVAASPELLIRRDGLRAATLALAGSTRRSADPAVDDHLGERLLRSAKDREEQAIVSRRIARTLRPHAVWVTAPDEPEVVRMANIQHLGTPIRAQLARPVSTIELAGLLHPTPAVGGEPLPVAAPLIPALEGLDRGWYAGPVGWTDLDEDGEFVVALRCALLRGPVARCYAGVGVVRDSDPAAELAETEVKLQALLPVLAA from the coding sequence ATGGCCCTGCTCCCGATCACCTCCGGTGCCGGCGGCTTCGTCCTGTCGCCCGACGCCGTGGACCGGCTGGAGCGCCGGATGGCCGAGGCCCTGCGGCGGGCCCGGCGCCACGGTGAGGCGCTGGGGGCGATCACCGTCACCGTCGACCCGGCCACCGACCCGACGGCGGTCGTGGCGGCCTCGCGCCGGACGGGCGAGCCGTGGTTCTGCCTCGAGCAGCCCGATCGGGACGGTGCCGCGCTGGCCGCGCTGGGCTGCACGGTGGCGATCGAGGCCTCGGGGGCCGACCGCTTCACCCGCGTCGCAGCGCGCTGGCGGGCTCTCGCCTCGCGCGCGGCGTGCGACCCGCCCGACGGCCCGCGCGGCTGCGGCCCGGTCGCCGTCGGCGGCTTCGCCTTCGCGCCCGACGGTGGCGCGGCGCCGCACTGGGCCGGCTATGCGGCCGCGTCGCTGCACGTGCCCGAGGCCACGCTCGTGCGCCGCGGCGGCGACGTGCGCCTGACGCTCTGCGCGCTGGCCTGCCCCGACGACACCACCGCCGACCTCGTCGACCGGCTGCTGCGGCGCGTGGGGGAGCTGCGGGCCGCCACGGCCCTGCCGATGCTCGACCCCGATCCCGCCGGGCGCTACCGGGTGGCCTCGGCCATGCCGCCCGAGCACTACGAGCAGGCCGTGGCCCGCGGTGTGGAGCGGATCCGCGCCGGGGACCTGGAGAAGGTCGTGCTGGCCCGCGAGGTGCAGGTCCACGCCCCGGTCGACCACGACCCCGCCGCCGTGCTCGGCGTCCTGCGCGAGGCGTTCCCGTCCTGCCACCTGGTCTGCGCCGGCCGGGGCGACGCGGCCTTCGTCGCCGCCAGCCCCGAGCTGCTCATCCGCCGCGACGGGCTGCGCGCCGCGACGCTCGCGCTCGCGGGGTCGACGCGGCGCAGCGCCGACCCGGCCGTCGACGACCACCTCGGCGAGCGGCTGCTGCGCTCGGCCAAGGACCGCGAGGAGCAGGCCATCGTCTCCCGGCGGATCGCGCGGACCCTGCGCCCGCACGCCGTCTGGGTCACCGCGCCCGACGAGCCCGAGGTCGTGCGGATGGCGAACATCCAGCACCTGGGCACGCCCATCCGCGCCCAGCTCGCGCGGCCGGTCAGCACCATCGAGCTGGCCGGGCTGCTGCACCCGACGCCCGCCGTCGGCGGGGAGCCGTTGCCGGTCGCCGCGCCGCTCATCCCGGCGCTGGAGGGCCTGGACCGCGGCTGGTACGCGGGGCCGGTCGGCTGGACCGACCTCGACGAGGACGGCGAGTTCGTCGTCGCGCTGCGCTGCGCGCTGCTGCGCGGCCCCGTGGCCCGCTGCTATGCGGGCGTGGGCGTGGTCCGGGACTCCGATCCGGCGGCCGAGCTGGCCGAGACCGAGGTCAAGCTGCAGGCGCTGCTGCCGGTGCTGGCGGCCTAG
- a CDS encoding AMP-binding protein — translation MIVESWLARAARAHPGRAAVNALTYSELYERARAGAATLPRGARVGLALAPGEDFVVALHATLLAGALAVPVDLRLTAAERPAVDVLLQEPLEAAAAGGAAAPAEHDLEAPAILVHSSGTTGRPKPVRLTYGNWLWSALGSAVALGLDPAERWLCTLPLSHVGGLSILLRSAIYGTTAVVHERFDTERVLAALRADEGPTIVSLVPTTLARLLDAGLRDPPALRWALLGGAPMPDALLERAAQARVPVAPTYGLTEACSQVTTHGVPLFCTRVTLAGDGEIVVAGPTVSPDAGGPLATGDLGARDADGRLQIVGRKADTIVTGGENVAPAEVEAALEAHPGVAEAGVTARPDPEWGEAVVALVRLREGAAVAPGELAAHCAGRLARFKVPKDFIFVAEELPRTGSGKLLRRRLVVDGPRRP, via the coding sequence ATGATCGTCGAGTCCTGGTTGGCGAGGGCGGCGCGTGCGCACCCCGGTCGCGCCGCGGTCAACGCGCTCACCTACTCCGAGCTGTACGAGCGCGCACGCGCCGGGGCGGCCACGCTGCCCCGCGGCGCCCGCGTCGGCCTGGCGCTGGCGCCGGGGGAGGACTTCGTGGTGGCCCTGCACGCCACGCTGCTGGCCGGAGCGCTGGCGGTCCCGGTCGACCTGCGGCTGACCGCGGCCGAGCGCCCGGCCGTCGACGTGCTCCTTCAGGAGCCGCTGGAGGCGGCCGCCGCCGGCGGCGCCGCCGCCCCCGCCGAGCACGACCTCGAAGCGCCCGCGATCCTCGTGCACAGCTCGGGCACCACGGGCCGCCCCAAGCCCGTCCGCCTGACCTACGGCAACTGGCTGTGGAGCGCGCTGGGCTCCGCGGTGGCCCTCGGGCTCGATCCCGCCGAGCGCTGGCTGTGCACGCTGCCGCTCAGCCACGTCGGCGGGCTGTCGATCCTGCTGCGCAGCGCGATCTACGGCACGACCGCCGTCGTGCACGAGCGCTTCGACACCGAGCGCGTGCTCGCGGCGCTGCGCGCCGACGAGGGTCCGACGATCGTCTCCCTGGTGCCCACGACGCTCGCCCGCCTGCTCGACGCCGGGCTGCGCGACCCGCCCGCGCTGCGCTGGGCGCTGCTGGGCGGCGCGCCCATGCCCGACGCGCTGCTGGAGCGCGCCGCGCAGGCCCGGGTGCCCGTGGCGCCGACCTACGGGCTGACGGAGGCCTGCTCGCAGGTGACGACGCACGGCGTCCCGCTGTTCTGCACCCGCGTCACGCTGGCCGGCGACGGCGAGATCGTCGTGGCAGGCCCGACCGTCTCGCCCGACGCCGGCGGCCCGCTGGCCACGGGCGACCTGGGCGCACGGGACGCCGACGGCCGGCTGCAGATCGTCGGGCGCAAGGCCGACACGATCGTCACGGGCGGCGAGAACGTCGCGCCCGCCGAGGTCGAGGCCGCCCTCGAGGCCCATCCGGGCGTCGCCGAGGCCGGCGTGACCGCGCGGCCCGACCCCGAGTGGGGCGAGGCGGTCGTGGCGCTCGTGCGCCTGCGCGAGGGCGCCGCCGTGGCGCCCGGCGAGCTGGCCGCGCACTGCGCGGGGCGCCTCGCACGCTTCAAGGTGCCCAAGGACTTCATCTTCGTCGCGGAGGAGCTGCCGCGGACGGGCTCGGGGAAGCTGCTGCGCCGTAGGCTGGTGGTCGATGGCCCTCGACGACCCTGA
- a CDS encoding alpha/beta fold hydrolase, translated as MPETLVLLHGFAGTHRAWDLVVPELDRERYRPILPDLRGHGTKGTVRAICFDDCVRDVLAQAPERFALCGYSFGGRVAQHVALQAPGRVTRLVLVSTSGGLEDPAERAARRAEDEALADEVAGMSGERFADRWQAQPVFAGTPPEAARWWRADLLRNDPRGLAEALRTLGPGAMEPVWSRLAALTMPVTVVVGERDAKFLAHARRYLELLPDARLVVIPGAGHGLPREAPAELAAAIADRPA; from the coding sequence GTGCCCGAGACCCTCGTCCTCCTCCACGGCTTCGCCGGAACGCACCGTGCCTGGGACCTCGTCGTGCCCGAGCTGGATCGGGAACGCTACAGGCCGATCCTCCCCGACCTGCGCGGGCACGGGACGAAGGGCACCGTGCGCGCCATCTGCTTCGACGACTGCGTGCGCGACGTGCTCGCCCAGGCCCCCGAGCGCTTCGCGCTGTGCGGCTACTCCTTCGGGGGCCGGGTCGCCCAGCACGTCGCGCTGCAGGCGCCCGGGCGCGTCACGCGGCTCGTGCTCGTCTCGACGAGCGGCGGCCTGGAGGATCCCGCGGAGCGCGCGGCGCGCCGCGCCGAGGACGAGGCGCTGGCCGACGAGGTCGCCGGCATGAGCGGCGAGCGCTTCGCCGACCGCTGGCAGGCCCAGCCCGTGTTCGCGGGCACGCCGCCCGAGGCGGCCCGCTGGTGGCGGGCCGACCTGCTGCGCAACGACCCGCGGGGGCTGGCCGAGGCGCTGCGGACGCTGGGTCCGGGCGCCATGGAGCCGGTGTGGTCGCGCCTGGCCGCGCTGACGATGCCGGTCACGGTGGTGGTGGGCGAGCGCGACGCCAAGTTCCTGGCCCACGCGCGGCGCTACCTGGAGCTGCTGCCCGACGCCCGGCTCGTGGTGATCCCGGGGGCCGGACACGGGCTGCCGCGGGAGGCGCCGGCCGAGCTGGCGGCCGCGATCGCGGACCGCCCGGCGTGA
- a CDS encoding 1,4-dihydroxy-2-naphthoate polyprenyltransferase, which produces MRIWFMAARPRTLPAGVAPVLVGTALAIHEGTFRAGAFIAALLGAIFIQVGANLSNDYSDARRGADTEDRLGPVRVTAGGLVPPRQVLTATYVSFGVAVLCGIYLIIIAGWVILAIGAASILAGVLYTGGPRPYGYEGLGDVFVFLFFGLVAVTGSYYAQVEHLEWEAFALAVPVGLIAAAILDVNNIRDAPTDARVGKRTLAVRLGRARARDLYALEIFAAFVIPAVVWLAGDLDAWLLLTWLALPLAVPLVRLVRTHDDGPTLNGALAKTGMLQLAFCALLGAGLLLS; this is translated from the coding sequence TTGCGCATCTGGTTCATGGCGGCACGGCCGCGCACCCTCCCCGCGGGCGTGGCGCCCGTCCTGGTCGGCACGGCGCTGGCCATCCACGAGGGCACGTTCCGGGCCGGGGCGTTCATCGCCGCGCTGCTGGGCGCGATCTTCATCCAGGTCGGCGCCAACCTGTCCAACGACTACTCCGACGCGCGCCGCGGCGCCGACACCGAGGACCGCCTCGGGCCCGTCCGGGTCACCGCCGGCGGCCTGGTTCCGCCGCGCCAGGTGCTCACCGCGACCTACGTGAGCTTCGGCGTGGCGGTGCTGTGCGGGATCTACCTCATCATCATCGCCGGCTGGGTCATCCTGGCCATCGGGGCCGCGTCGATCCTCGCCGGGGTGCTCTACACGGGCGGCCCGCGGCCCTATGGCTACGAGGGCCTGGGCGACGTGTTCGTGTTCCTGTTCTTCGGCCTGGTGGCCGTCACGGGCTCCTACTACGCCCAGGTCGAGCACCTGGAGTGGGAGGCGTTCGCCCTCGCGGTGCCCGTCGGGCTGATCGCCGCCGCGATCCTCGACGTCAACAACATCCGCGACGCGCCGACCGACGCGCGCGTCGGCAAGCGCACGCTCGCCGTGCGCCTCGGCCGTGCCCGCGCCCGCGACCTCTACGCGCTGGAGATCTTCGCGGCCTTCGTGATCCCGGCGGTCGTGTGGCTGGCGGGCGACCTGGACGCCTGGCTCCTGCTGACCTGGCTGGCGCTGCCGCTCGCCGTGCCGCTCGTGCGCCTCGTGCGCACGCACGACGACGGGCCGACGCTCAACGGCGCACTGGCCAAGACCGGGATGCTGCAGCTCGCGTTCTGCGCGCTGCTCGGCGCCGGGCTGCTGCTGAGCTAG
- a CDS encoding mandelate racemase/muconate lactonizing enzyme family protein, translating into MDVAIEPVTHRLRTPLRTAYGEVADRGAFVLTLTARDGVAGRGEAAPLEAYDGVSLAIVSEALQRYAAVLADGDGRTGPELLDRCRRVADLPQALAAVDLALWDMAGRRAGRPVAELLTDGPLRDVPVNATIGAGEPAQAAEEAAAAADAGFSCVKVKVGIGDDDARLEAVRRAVGPHVALRVDANGAWDVEEAVASIERLARHDLELVEEPVSGVERLRAVRERVAARIAMDETAARHGAIASGAADAVCLKIGRAGGIGTLVAQAALVRALGAEVYVASTLDGPLGIAAAVHCAAALRVELPCGLATLPAIGAEHPALPVRAGHIRVPTGPGLGIDP; encoded by the coding sequence ATGGACGTCGCCATCGAGCCGGTCACCCACCGCCTGCGCACCCCGCTGCGCACCGCCTACGGCGAGGTCGCCGACCGCGGCGCGTTCGTGCTCACCCTCACCGCGCGCGACGGGGTCGCCGGCCGCGGCGAGGCCGCGCCGCTGGAGGCCTATGACGGCGTGTCGCTGGCGATCGTGTCCGAGGCGCTGCAGCGCTACGCCGCCGTGCTGGCCGACGGCGACGGGCGCACCGGCCCCGAGCTGCTGGACCGCTGCCGGCGCGTCGCCGACCTTCCCCAGGCGCTGGCCGCCGTGGACCTGGCGCTGTGGGACATGGCCGGGCGCCGGGCCGGGCGGCCGGTGGCCGAGCTGCTGACCGACGGCCCGCTGCGCGACGTGCCCGTCAACGCGACGATCGGCGCGGGCGAGCCGGCGCAGGCCGCCGAGGAGGCGGCGGCCGCGGCCGACGCCGGCTTCTCCTGCGTCAAGGTCAAGGTCGGCATCGGCGACGACGATGCCCGCCTGGAGGCCGTGCGCCGGGCCGTCGGCCCGCACGTGGCGCTGCGGGTCGACGCCAACGGAGCGTGGGACGTCGAGGAGGCCGTGGCGTCCATCGAACGCCTGGCCCGCCACGACCTCGAGCTCGTCGAGGAGCCGGTGAGCGGCGTCGAGCGGCTGCGCGCCGTCCGCGAGCGCGTCGCCGCGCGCATCGCGATGGACGAGACCGCGGCCCGTCACGGCGCGATCGCCTCGGGCGCCGCCGACGCGGTGTGCCTGAAGATCGGGCGCGCCGGCGGCATCGGCACGCTCGTGGCCCAGGCCGCGCTCGTGCGGGCGCTGGGCGCCGAGGTCTACGTCGCGTCCACCCTCGACGGCCCGCTCGGCATCGCCGCCGCCGTGCACTGCGCTGCGGCGCTGCGCGTCGAGCTGCCCTGCGGCCTGGCCACGCTGCCCGCGATCGGCGCCGAGCACCCCGCGCTGCCCGTCCGCGCGGGCCACATCCGCGTCCCCACGGGACCGGGCCTGGGCATCGACCCCTAG
- the ilvN gene encoding acetolactate synthase small subunit: MGDPGTKELLSLEELEASGQMRTGRKHVLSILVENKPGVLTRIAGLFARRGFNIDTLTVGPTDDEHVSRVTLTVDGALHPIDQVTKQLHKLINVLKIRDLEPADTVTRELALFKVAADGVQRAEVLQLCEIFRGRVVDVTRRSIILEITGTTDKIESFESLLRPFGLVEMMRTGEIAISRGRGET, encoded by the coding sequence ATGGGCGATCCTGGCACCAAGGAGCTGCTGAGCCTCGAGGAGCTCGAGGCCTCCGGGCAGATGCGCACGGGGCGCAAGCACGTCCTGTCGATCCTCGTGGAGAACAAGCCCGGCGTGTTGACGCGCATCGCCGGGCTCTTCGCACGGCGCGGATTCAACATCGACACGCTGACGGTCGGACCGACCGACGACGAGCACGTCTCGCGCGTGACGCTGACCGTCGACGGGGCGCTGCACCCGATCGACCAGGTCACCAAGCAGCTGCACAAGCTCATCAACGTCCTGAAGATCCGCGACCTCGAGCCGGCCGACACGGTCACGCGCGAGCTCGCGCTCTTCAAGGTCGCCGCCGACGGCGTGCAGCGCGCGGAGGTCCTCCAGCTCTGCGAGATCTTCCGCGGCCGCGTCGTGGACGTCACGCGGCGCTCGATCATCCTGGAGATCACCGGGACGACCGACAAGATCGAGTCCTTCGAGAGCCTGCTGCGGCCGTTCGGTCTCGTCGAGATGATGCGCACGGGGGAGATCGCCATCTCCCGTGGCCGGGGCGAGACCTAG